AGACTATTGTCAATCTCCATGCAGACATCTTCTCCAGATGCTGCAGTTGTACACAGTACTCCTGCTGCACAAGTTGACGACGCGGCAGAGGTAGTGGCACATCCAAGGGTGACACCAGTGGATGCACCTGTCCCATAAGAGCACACACTCGTGGAATAATAAGAAGTTGTGGAACAGGCTAGGGTGCTTGAAGAAGTTCCGGTTCCACTACTTGTCGCGCTGGTAGTTGTACCGGAtgtcgaggaagaagttgtACTTGCGGTGGTAGAAGTGGTAGTGGCGCTTGCGCTTGTAGCAGTCGTGGATGAAGCCGCAGAGCTCGAAGAGGCTGAAGTTGAAGCGGTTGCAGATGTGgaggttgtggttgtggcaGCGGTTGTGCTGGCAGAACTCGAACCCGAACTCGAACTCGAGGATGAAGCTGTTGTTGTAGTGGATTCAGTCGTACTTTCAGCAGTTGAACTTGTCTCAGTGGCTCTCTTCCTTAAATCCTCCTTCATAACCTCTTCAACCGGTCCTTGACGATCATTACATTCGTATGAAAACCACACTGCCGAAACAGCAGAATCGATCGCGTCGCATCCACCAGCTATGAAGCATTGTTCAATTTGATCCAAGTGTCTtaaatcaacatcttctgcAAGACATTTGACAATTGATAAATCATCTCCACAGGAGTTCCTGATTACAAGATCACGGAAATTCCCTTGTATACATCCATCTGACATCAGAGATTGATAGGCGGAGACGATGGCTGTTGAAGATGCCAATAAGGAAAGTAGAATTGGACGCATGTTTGAATCTTATCGAAAGGTGATAGAAGAACTTCACGAGGTAACTGTGAGGGAAAATGTTGGAGTTTTCTCGAGTGATATtgagtaataataaagatgGAAGAATCAAGGAATGAATAAGAATGTTCTCAGAATAAGCTACACGAGTGAATATAGTAGAGATGGTGGGGGATATAAGCACTAGATAagtgtaaaaaaaaaatgcttGTCAAGGGGTTTCAAAGCTGGGCAGTGAAGAATTTCCCTATAATTATTGTGAACTTATTTTAAGCTCCCAGGCGACGAGGCGTAGCTCTGAAGCTTCAGCTCGTTTATGGCTGGCCTGATAATATGAGGCGTAGCATCAATTCCCTTGTCAATTAGACTTACGTTGAACAATCAAACGTCAATATGGGGGGAATTAAAGGGTTAGCCTTGTAAGTAAGCATTCGGAGCTACCCATGAGGGACCATGAATGTTTAAGgttcttcaacatctctcCGAGATAACGTCAAAAGCAGTATCTGGATGGCTTGCGCAAAGTGTTACAGCAGCAACAATTAACCCATCATCAAGAGCCTGGCATGGGGTATTGAAAGGATTTTGCTGCTGACAATAATGCGCTGTCCCTTTTTTCCCcttgtacatacatacaatgGTACAACTGTACCGGATAACTGCGCAATGGATACATAACGGTGCACTTGTGATAAAAGCAAACAAATCGAGCTAACACTTATTATTACTCGTTGTACGGGTAATATTTCGGGATGTAAAGATTCTTCGTTTTTTTACAGGAAAAACGGATGAAGATTGGGGAGGACGCGTAGAGGATAGCGTAATTGATGTGAAAAGTTAGTTAAAGTTAGTTTATATAGTGGATATAAATTCGCTCCACTAGTCGCAGTCCCCAAGTCACTGCGCATTTGGTGACGAGTCAACGAGTAGAAGTAAATCAGATTTATCATACGGATCCAGTCGGGCCTGTCGGACATTTAGAAATTGGGAGCAACTAAGGACTTCCAATGCGTTTTAGGTGATGGGTAAAGTAATAATGGTTGTAAGCTGGCCCTCACTCCTGAATTCTCAGAGTCAAGTCCCTGGTACCGTCGGGTCGAAGCGTTAATTAGGTCCACAATCGAAATGTACCGGACTGACTATTGAAGCCAAATTATAGGACCATTGCCGTGGCAGTACATCCATATAACCGTTATGGTTCCTAAGATTGCAATGagaaatgaattattatgCACAGTAACAATTGGGATGCAACCTTGCGGGACCGAAAAGCTTATGGAGAAAGTTAATAGAGTTAATTCAGAGCAAAAGGCAAAAAgtataaatgaaaatggaatggGTCCATTATAAGAATGGATTCTCCCCCTGGGTGAAAAAATGgacgaagaaatggaaaccaaaagggtggatggatgaatcaagagatggatgaatggtcGAAGAACGCGACAAGATGAAGGGGAAGTTCGCGAAAGTTCGCAAACTAATCTTTGGTTGAATGCATCAAGTCACGTGTAAATAAAATCACATGATCGCTTGGCTATGACGTATCCATCTGAATTCAGCAGGTGAGATGAAGCGCCGCAGCCTTGTTTAGGGAATGTGTTACAAGAAGAAGGCTTGGTTGGAAAGTCATCGAGCATAAAGACCCTCTCCTTCCGCTGTTCGTGTTCTATTCATGATCTTTATCAAACACGTTCAATCTCACACAAGAAGAAACCTTCACGTAATATTACCACTATCAAAAATCAACCCCTTTTCATCCAAACCATATTCCAAGATGCCTCTCGTCGATCCAGTTACCAACAGTGCTGCCGGTGGCGATGACAAGAACCAGGTGTGGATGAGCAAATTGGCTGGAAAGAAGATTGGTGAAACCAGCGATGAGACTGTATGTTGGCCGTTCAATAGTCTAACGTTAACCATGCGTGTCTTCTGCCCTACTAACATTTCGTTCCCCAATAGACATTCGCAAAGCAAGATCTTCCTGAAGAGCACAGAATCATCGAGCCTGGTTCGATGGTCACCAAGGATTTCAAGGAGAACAGGTCAGCACTCGCAACCAGTGTTTTACTCCCCAGAATGCTCATCACTAACTCAACATGCAGACTCAATATCCatttgaatgaagatggaacTGTTTCCCATGTCAACCACCAGTAGGAAGATGGAGGGAAGACCCAAGGTTAATGATTTGGGGAGGAGCTTCTCGAGCGTTTCGAGTTTTAAAGATGATTTGACGACCTTTAATGTGCTTTTATGAGAATACGTAAATATGTTATACAATGCTACGTTTGACTACGACACCTGCTTGACTTGCGTGCTTGATGTCCGAATAACCTCATGCTGTGATCGTCTGATCATCGTAGGTATCATGTAATTCGTAGACCCCTCTTCAGCCTCCAATTTACCCCTCCTCTTTAGTCCGTGCGTTTTAGGTCTCAACTGATTGCCGTATCGCGGGGCACATTCTCCACATGCACGTCTTAAACAATTCTCCCCCTCGTCACAAACATCACAATACTACCAGAATCATATCCAAGATGTTTAAGAAAGAGTAAGATATATTGATCCTATCTACGCAAATCCAGCGATCTACAGATGCTGATTATAGTGTCTGCACAGTATATCCCCCGGCTCCAAAAGCAAGGTCAAGTCCTCTGTCCAACGCGCTATCAGAACTCAACTGGTCACCACATATCCGTTATTAGCCCCTCATATTGATGAGATAATACCGAAGAAAGAGCAGCTGGATGCTATGAAAATGTGCGCCCCTGTTACTCTCCTTGCTCTTTACCTTCCCTGCGGCCTATCTCTTCATCGCACGACGCTTCAACAAGAAATCTAAAACTAACATTGGGGATATAGTCCAGATAGAGTAACTCTCTACTTGATTGGCACCACACCTCTATTCTTTCAACACATGACCGATGCTCTCCTACCCCATCTCAAACTCGTTCATCGATTCCCTACCTGCTTCCCAAGTCTACGTATCGATCGCGGCGCCATTCGATTCGTTCTTTCGGGAGCTACCCTAATGGCTCCAGGTCTCACATCTACAGGTGGCAGATTGCCCAATGGAaataaggaagaagagggtgTATATGGAGAGActggagagggagaaggatggtacggaggaagagaattggaaacTGGTGAACCGGTAGTTATCTGTGCAGAAGGCAAAGAGGAGGCTTGTGCGGTGGGACTTTTGAGTATGGGAACGAAGGATGTcaaggagaagggaaagggacCCGTGGTAGAAGATGCACATTACTTGGGAGATGGATTATGGAGATTAAGTACCGATTGAATTGTTGGAGTAAATTGATCGCTATATAAAACGACTTTTTTGATCTAGTTGCGGATTCTACGAAATATCATACCAAGGTTGAATTGGGTGGCGATTTGACTAATAGAATATACCTTTGCATTTCTATATGAGTATCTCCCTCTATATAGTTACTATCGGGTCTGGAGATGTTTGATACCGCAGCCAAGATGCATTATGACAAATATTCATCTCGATATCTTCTCTACCCATTGATGTTCGAGTATTGGCCTTTCTTACCTGAATCATGTTgtttccatccattcatcttaTTTTATACCCTCGCAGCAGCTACAATTTGTCAAATGAATGCTCTATTTTCGCAATGACATCATCAATGTTCCAAGCGGGTCATCGAGCTATCCAGCAGTTCGAAATGAATGCGTCAGCTACTGAGTCGTTGAATTATCACTGAGAACTTTTCTCAGATAGgagatttgaataatatctCTCGTTTAACTTATAAGGGTGTTCTCATAGCTGTGTATTTTATCTTCCATAGCTTTCACAAGGCAGGATTCAAGGAGCAGATGTAGTAGATGCGtagatagaaaaaaaaaagatgacAAGATGTAAGTTGTACGATGTAAGATATAAGATAAAAACACATGCAACAAGAATCACACGGTTCTTGCTCTTTGAATCTCGTGAGGATAGGACGTCACCAAACAAGGAGAGTAAAAATCATCACCGAGCCTCGGGCTATCTTCTCTCGGATTTCAAATCTTTGGTTGAGATTATTCATGTGGGATATTTCAAGAGTGATGTCTGTGGCTTTCTTCGAGTTTCCTAGCAGTGTATTGATTCGCATCACAGATGAGAAGAATGCAGGGGGGTGCATGGGGGCGACTTGTTGTGGGTTGATGTACTGTGTTTTGGGTTTCTCTGATTAGGggtttatttattcaattcagGTGAAGTGGAAATTGTTCGATGATAATGCTAGTATGATTGACAATACCCGGTTTTGCTATCTATATTTCCCATTTCTTTAATTATCGCCTCGAATCTTGTACAGAAGTGACTTTGCATTCATTGGGTGATTCCTACATCGACTGGATCATGGCTAAGACGAAGCACTTGCATCTGGTTTTTCCTAGTCTGTGAAAAAATTTATGAGCTGTAGACAGTTCCCCTAAACTAGATTTTGATCAGCTTGCTTTCTTACAGGAATTAGTTAGAGGTCTTGGGGATAGCCAAGATTTATGTAGTGCGATATCACAACCACTTTTTGCGGACGATGTTCACTCAACTACCCCCACTCGCAGAATTACTTGAGTGCAAGATTGTTTGCGCTTTTAATGGGATATATCAAAGGCTGAAATCTACTTAGAAGCTGTagaatatcttcattttaCCTATTCGCAGATAGGATTTGTGTTTTGTTGTcggttgtggttgtggttgtggttgcgGTTGTGGGTTGGAAATGGTATCTTATACGTACGAAGATTTGTCAGTGCAAATTGGTGAAGATACTTTCGCCTACTGCCGTCGCAATTGTTATTGTCGTTTGAAACTATTGCTGTCCCTTGATTCACATTTGTATTGCCATATTAGCGAGGCTTGTATTGTATTAAGAATGTGACATAATGATCTGAGATTTGGGGGGACAAGCTCAAATATACGTGCTATTGAGATTACTTATTCCACACTAACTTTTTCGCGCATCTTCTTTCAGTAATTCTCTCTGATGTTAGCCATTGACTTCCAAGTAGAGAGTACTTTAAGCAAGCATATCAATGCAGACACGTTATCACCCAGCGAAGATGTTCCAACTTAGAAAGATACCGGTAGCAGCACAGATACATCATTATCGACACTCATGACCAACATTAGTGAAACTCAGAGCTGGTTCTCGCGCAACCTGTTTATTACAGACCCAGGATTTCCTCACAAACCGAATTCCCAAAACCTCCAATACGCTCTCTAGAGTTCAAAAGTTGCAAATATCTATGCCTTCAATTTATGGCACTCTGGAAACTCTCACATTTGATGAGACGTCATGTAAATTATCATCACAAAACCTGCAGACTTGGGAGTGATGATTTACTTGCCAGCTTTGGATGATATGAGGGGAGGCAAGAAATAGAGACTTACTCCTTGGCGTTTTGAAGTATAACTTGAAGAACTATGGGGATACTgcgaaggaaagagaagctGAAGAATAGttcaatgatttgatttacaGATGGTTCCGGCACACTACACATTGAAATCGAGTATATTGAGTTTAGAAAAATCAAGCCACTAACGATCACGGATTTTGACCTCAAAGTCGGTTATGAGAACCCAAATCATTATAGACCGCAAGTCATTAGACTGGCAAAGGACACGGATACCTCAATCGTCTATATCCATAAAAGAACAAGCAAGATTGTGAGCCTCAATCCATCAGACCTACGTCAGGGAGTTGTTGAATAATCTAGTCCCATCGCCACACTTGAGCGACACGAtgagaattgagattgaggtcGATCGTGTCCCGAAAGAATAGAAGATTATACAGATCTTTTGCTGCCTTCAAAGCCTCAGTACTTTGTCCCTCCAAGGGATGCAAGCTATCGTGAATGAAAACCAGCATCGTAGCGAATCTGGTTCCGGCCATTGAAAATGATCTCCAAATCGACATTTTAAATTCCGGAATGCAAGAGATTCTGATCCAGCTCTAGGGTTACCAGCACTCATTGCTGCAGTGTGATACGTACTCCTGGATGTACGCCCCATCGGCGCTGACAAAACTTGTCCGATGTTATCGCCCAATGGTGAGGTAAGAACATTAATCACGAATCCCCTCAAACACACCATGTTCAATTCGCGATCAAAATGTGTCATCACCGGAAGCGGTAATATGCCTTTGAGTTTCTCCATAGATCTCGATTTCAACGGAAGTATGGTTCAAAGTGACGTGATAGCCGTGTAGCAGTGTACTGATCGTGATGATAAGATCTTGATACTGCGTTCCGAGAAGGATGTTGATCGATTCCATTATGGTAATATATGGTTCAAATATGCTGCATCCGTTGATGAGTACTTCTCGTAGGCCAAAGGTTCGATTTGAAGTCCACGAGAAGAATGAGTCTTGCCAGGAGAAGCAGCGTAAACTACTCGGTAGGTACATCAAATTTGGCAGATTGTTTCTTCGACCAGCTGAAATTGATACTTACGACTTGTACCTACCTTTGATGAGAGACTTTCGAACTGCTGGTAgagaaatacaaatattcgCTCCTTGTGTATAGTAAGTAAGTTGACATCGCTGAGGTCGTGACAGcttgaaatcaaaagattcgAGAGCTTTCTTCAATTAGATAAGGTTGTATCGAATCTCAATCGCATATTTCTCTGCACCGTTACCTTTGCTAGAAATGACATTCACAATTCAATGTTCTTAAACCTTAAACACCGGCAAGGAATATTATGGTCATGTGACTTTACTCTGATTGGTCAaccaaaattttgaaaattcagtTTGTGGGCTCGGTAAACCCTAACTTTTGTTTCTACGGCCTCTGCAGCAACTTCGATATTTTCACGACGACGAGACGCCCGACAACCACAATCGACAACCACCCGACCCTTACTCAAAATGGTATGCGACAAACTCTTTGGGGAGACGTTGACGTTTGAATTTATGGAAGAAAGATGGCTAACGGATCATCGCGATTAGTCGTCCGGAAAAGTAAAGACTGGCCAACTTTGGTCCAAGAACAAGGCGGACCTCGCAAAGCAACTCGGAGAGTTGAAGACTGAGCTCGGTCAATTGAGAACTCAGAAGATTGCCGGAGGATCTGCTGCTAAGCTCACCAAGATGTGCGTACTTTAATTATAATCGTTACTCTTTCGACCTGCCGAAATTTGGATGAGAATTGACGAGACACAATATCACTGAGATGGATACTAATGGAATCTTCCTTATAGCCACGACGTCCGAAAGTCAATTGCCAAGGTCCTCACAGTCATTAACGCCAACCAACGCGCACAACTCCGTCTCTTCTacaagggaaagaaataCCTTCCTCTCGATCTCCGATCCAAGCAAACCCGTGCCATCCGTAGACGTCTCAGCAAGCACGAGAAGGAGTTGCAGTTGGAGAAGACCAAGAAGAGATCGATGCACTTCCCACAAAGAAAGTTCGCTGTCAAGGTATGCGATTCCGCTGGCCCTGAGtcaatatctttttcgaAAGCTTGTAGATAGTGGAGGGATATTGATGAAAGATTTTTGGATTATGATGCTAACTTTCCAATAGGCGGAGGCTTAGATTTTCTGGACGTAGGTGTTTATGATTGTGAGGATGGCTGGCATGGTGCCTTTTGCCTGGTTTGTTTTCGCACGGGTCACGGTGTATCATCGAAAATAGCATGGCTAGTAAAAAAGCCTTTTCCAATAAATCAAACGACTTGAGCAAAACAACAAATGGGTCCTTTGGATTTGGTGTGATATTTTGTGCGAGCGATTACGCATGGTTCCGAAATCGAAGGAGGGTTCGAAACTTCTATGGCCATTACACCCAGGAACTTGCGAATGTCGATATTGGGAAGAGCTACGAACGATTGCAGCAGTGATTTCGAACAAGCTGTTATATCTCACAATATGCTGTGGCTCGTGCTTGAAATTATGGTGTTGGTTGGTACATTCCACCGCAACCTGAAAATCCCCATGAAGAAGCCAATGGACACGATTATGCCGTTCTATGTTGATTTTCCCATGTACCATTTGCCAGATTATGTCGTCATAATGAAACTGatatcatttcattcttACCCTTGCACTCAACTCCAGCATCTACCCATTGATTCACCCATGTCTAAATGTACTACCTGAATTTCCACATATCACAATGTTCCAGACCACCCGTTTCCATCTCAACATCCTTAATCTCATTGGCGGCTCATTTTTCAGCCTCAGATATACATGCATTGCCCATCACTAAAATGCTCATTATTCTCTCCAACATTTTCAGTGACCAGAAAGCTCCTTTTGTTGCTACTCCGATTTCCCTGTTTCTTACCCCTGTCACTCATCTGCATTCTCTTCTTGTACTTACAGATATATCCCAAGGTCAAACGATGTGAAATAAATTCTCATTCGCTATTCTCTCTCTACCGCATCCTTCCTAACTTCTCGAGAACAAACCCTCTGCATCCTCAAGATACCTCCTTCTTTCGTGTACCCCgtttttcatcatcaagcCATTCGCTTTTTGTTGGCCAATCACTCGGATGGGAT
The sequence above is drawn from the Botrytis cinerea B05.10 chromosome 11, complete sequence genome and encodes:
- the Bcpio9 gene encoding Bcpio9 — translated: MPLVDPVTNSAAGGDDKNQVWMSKLAGKKIGETSDETTFAKQDLPEEHRIIEPGSMVTKDFKENRLNIHLNEDGTVSHVNHQ